Below is a window of Candidatus Aegiribacteria sp. DNA.
AGAATTGATTTGAGTGTTGTGGTTTTTCCTGACCCGTTCGGTCCGAGTATTCCAAGGATCTCACCTTTGTATGCATTGAAAGATATGCCATCCACTGCGACAACATCTTTATATGATTTTATAAGATTGCTGACTGATATTATTGAATTGTCCATGGATGATACTCAGGTTCCAGTTATCTGCGGAAGGCGAATCGGTGAGAGAATGGAGGGTGAATCATGATCAGGACAAACGGATATATCGAAACCGAATACACTCCCTTTCTCAGGTTCACTTCTCAGGAACACTTTGCCACCGTGCATTTCGACTATCCGTTTTACGATGGAGAGTCCGAGACCGATACCGGGTACTTTCTTTCCCGAAACGTCATTGTCCTTGATGCGAGCGAATTCTTTAAACAGTTTTTTCTGATTCTCGTTTGAGATGCCTA
It encodes the following:
- a CDS encoding ATP-binding cassette domain-containing protein, whose product is MDNSIISVSNLIKSYKDVVAVDGISFNAYKGEILGILGPNGSGKTTTLKSIL